From Catharus ustulatus isolate bCatUst1 chromosome 24, bCatUst1.pri.v2, whole genome shotgun sequence, the proteins below share one genomic window:
- the TMEM52 gene encoding transmembrane protein 52 codes for MSDWTSLWYVWLILLLVFLLLLCGVSASCIRFCCRKKRIPVETFPRHPCDLAVIGIDSDSTAHSTVTSYSSWQYPPSVQIPLVFVDMDKNTVSPPAYSLYAMDLPPSYDEAVQMGKQVAWTNQKLNDIPEQVTPDGLDPNQSPPDTISRDPATQENSEDPEDATKEQPQV; via the exons ATGTCTGATTGGACAAGTCTGTGGTATGTCTG GTTGATCTTGCTGCtggtgttcctgctgctgctctgtggggtCTCAGCCAGCTGCATCAGGTTCTGCTGCCGCAAGAAGAGAATCCCAGTGGAGACCTTCCCTCGGCACCCCTGTGACCTGGCAGTGATTGGCATCgacagtgacagcactgcccacagcacagTGACCT CGTACAGCTCATGGCAGTACCCTCCAAGTGTCCAGATTCCCTTGGTATTTGTGGATATGGATAAGAAcactgtgtcccctccagcTTACAGCCTCTATGCCATGGACCTGCCACCTTCCTATGATGAAGCTGTTCAAATGGGAAAGCAAGTGGCATGGACAAACCAGAAACTTAATGACATCCCTGAACAGGTGACACCAGATGGGCTGGATCCCAACCAGTCCCCACCTGACACAATCAGCAGAGATCCAGCAACACAGGAAAATTCAGAAGATCCAGAAGATGCCACAAAAGAACAGCCACAGGTGTGA